A region from the Methanobacterium bryantii genome encodes:
- a CDS encoding GTPBP1 family GTP-binding protein — MTSSIYNITKKGERRNIEFKESLKKDYHLQKDRKQRLASQMKYRMERGSGEAIYFIGVDDDGNLLGLSDEKMEESLFVLKSIAEEINSTILKVEKYPGNNGDVARVFIGKKDLSKRDHMLVGVAGHVDHGKSTLIGTLTTGSLDDGSGRTRIFLDLQKHEIERGLSADLSFAIYGFCNREPVRVKNPLNKKEKAKAVEDCDKLICFVDTVGHEPWLRTTIRGIVGQKLDYGLVTIAADQGPTHITREHIGIIMAMDLPLIVVITKIDMVSAEKIKDTKDEVFNLLKLVGRIPYMIKTCEDAKFVAEHANQHLVPVINVSSLTGDGLELLDELFLNLEVEAKEEDSLKPFMMYIDKIYSVVGAGVVVSGTVRQGRIKNGDKLLLGPDGTGKFMDVRAKSIEMHYYKKDYAEAGDVVGISIKGANIEDIKRGMILCDPNYEKRSVKKFEADVAILVHPTTIKEGYECITHIETIAETVIFEPLDKEYMSAGDTGKVKMQFKYRPFSVKEGQKIIFREGRSKGIGTITRIIE; from the coding sequence ATGACAAGCAGCATCTATAATATTACAAAAAAAGGTGAAAGAAGAAATATAGAATTTAAAGAAAGCCTTAAAAAAGATTATCATCTTCAAAAAGATAGAAAACAGCGCCTTGCATCCCAGATGAAATACAGGATGGAACGGGGTAGCGGAGAAGCTATTTATTTTATAGGTGTAGATGATGATGGAAACCTTCTGGGACTCTCAGATGAGAAAATGGAAGAATCACTATTTGTTTTAAAAAGTATCGCAGAAGAGATAAATTCCACCATTTTAAAAGTTGAAAAGTATCCTGGAAACAACGGCGATGTAGCTCGAGTTTTTATTGGTAAAAAAGATCTTTCTAAGCGAGATCACATGCTTGTAGGCGTTGCAGGACATGTAGACCATGGAAAAAGCACGCTTATTGGTACTTTGACCACCGGCAGCCTAGATGATGGCTCCGGCAGGACACGGATATTTTTAGATCTGCAGAAACATGAAATAGAGAGAGGGCTTTCAGCAGATCTCTCCTTTGCAATCTATGGATTCTGTAATAGAGAACCTGTAAGGGTTAAAAATCCATTAAATAAAAAAGAAAAGGCGAAGGCTGTTGAAGATTGTGACAAGCTCATATGCTTTGTAGATACTGTAGGCCATGAGCCCTGGCTTAGAACAACTATAAGAGGAATTGTAGGTCAAAAGTTGGATTATGGGCTTGTTACAATAGCTGCAGATCAGGGGCCAACTCACATTACCCGAGAGCATATTGGAATTATAATGGCCATGGATTTGCCTTTAATTGTTGTAATTACCAAAATTGACATGGTAAGCGCTGAAAAAATAAAAGACACAAAAGATGAAGTATTCAATCTTTTAAAACTTGTTGGAAGAATTCCTTACATGATAAAAACATGTGAAGACGCTAAATTTGTGGCAGAACACGCTAATCAACATCTTGTCCCAGTGATAAATGTTTCTTCATTAACTGGTGACGGCCTGGAACTTCTTGATGAATTATTTTTAAACCTTGAAGTTGAGGCAAAGGAAGAGGATTCACTAAAACCATTCATGATGTATATAGATAAGATATATTCCGTTGTAGGTGCTGGAGTAGTCGTAAGCGGGACAGTAAGACAGGGAAGAATTAAAAACGGTGATAAACTGCTTCTAGGCCCCGATGGAACTGGAAAATTTATGGACGTTAGGGCAAAATCCATTGAAATGCACTACTACAAAAAAGATTATGCTGAAGCTGGAGATGTCGTTGGAATCTCAATAAAAGGAGCAAATATCGAGGATATTAAAAGAGGCATGATTTTATGTGATCCTAACTATGAAAAACGATCTGTTAAGAAATTTGAGGCAGATGTTGCTATATTAGTACATCCAACAACAATTAAAGAAGGTTATGAATGCATAACTCATATAGAAACAATTGCAGAAACTGTTATCTTTGAACCTCTTGACAAAGAGTATATGTCTGCCGGAGATACAGGTAAAGTTAAAATGCAATTTAAATATAGGCCTTTTTCTGTTAAAGAGGGTCAAAAAATTATATTTAGAGAAGGTCGAAGTAAAGGAATAGGTACAATCACCCGGATCATTGAATGA
- a CDS encoding TRAM domain-containing protein produces the protein MFGTDQGPKTAPISEGEEYDVKIEDVGKEGDGITRINGFVVFVPGTKAGEEVKVKIVSVRRRFGFAEKIS, from the coding sequence TTGTTCGGAACAGATCAAGGTCCAAAAACTGCCCCTATTTCAGAAGGGGAAGAATATGATGTGAAAATAGAAGATGTGGGTAAAGAAGGCGATGGAATTACCCGTATAAATGGTTTTGTGGTATTTGTACCCGGTACAAAAGCTGGAGAAGAAGTTAAAGTTAAAATTGTTTCTGTAAGAAGACGTTTTGGTTTTGCTGAAAAAATTAGTTAA
- the comB gene encoding 2-phosphosulfolactate phosphatase gives MLVSLSLDKSISKDVAIMVDVLRASATINVALNNFNKVIAVKDKDNAIELAKKYNAVLAGERDGAPIPGFDTGNSPVEMQNFSGDTLVLTTTNGTRILEGINATALVGSFINAKSVAQKASEIAEDHIEIVMAGVRGRFAIEDFLGAGEIISYLKNYELDEMAMAAYMASRDEEMVKKAIMNSKSSLTLQKLGFLEDIKFSIKKNIYDIIPIYEKGIIKNYTN, from the coding sequence ATGTTAGTTTCTTTAAGTTTAGATAAATCAATCTCTAAAGATGTTGCAATTATGGTAGATGTTTTAAGAGCTAGTGCTACTATAAATGTTGCTCTAAATAATTTTAATAAAGTTATAGCAGTGAAAGATAAAGATAACGCAATAGAACTTGCCAAAAAGTACAATGCAGTCCTTGCAGGTGAAAGAGATGGAGCTCCCATTCCAGGATTTGATACTGGAAATTCACCGGTTGAAATGCAAAATTTCAGCGGAGACACCCTTGTACTTACCACTACAAATGGTACCCGAATTCTTGAAGGAATAAACGCAACAGCACTGGTTGGATCATTTATAAATGCAAAATCTGTAGCCCAAAAAGCTTCTGAAATTGCTGAAGATCATATAGAAATAGTAATGGCAGGAGTTAGAGGAAGATTTGCAATTGAAGATTTCCTTGGAGCTGGAGAAATAATATCTTACCTTAAAAATTACGAACTTGATGAAATGGCCATGGCAGCATACATGGCATCGAGAGACGAAGAAATGGTTAAAAAAGCAATCATGAATTCAAAGTCTTCTTTGACCCTCCAAAAACTTGGATTTTTGGAAGACATAAAGTTTAGTATTAAAAAAAATATATATGATATTATCCCCATATATGAAAAAGGGATCATTAAGAATTATACAAATTAA
- a CDS encoding PRC-barrel domain-containing protein, whose product MKIDDIKGKEVIDGKGNVVGEVEDIDLDFRNRRIEGLVLREASITGKIGRGETKVIPCNMVDAIGEKVLLKGKPLTQEDLDVITGGE is encoded by the coding sequence ATGAAAATAGATGATATTAAAGGTAAAGAAGTAATAGATGGAAAAGGAAATGTAGTTGGAGAAGTAGAAGATATCGATTTAGATTTTAGAAACCGCAGAATTGAAGGTCTTGTACTTCGAGAAGCAAGCATCACTGGCAAAATAGGACGTGGAGAAACCAAAGTTATTCCATGCAATATGGTCGATGCAATTGGAGAAAAAGTACTTCTAAAAGGAAAACCACTTACACAAGAAGATTTAGACGTTATAACTGGTGGAGAATAA
- a CDS encoding DUF1922 domain-containing protein, with the protein MYLIFRCNCGRAMYSKEGVIQKKCVCGKIFKVKSRRILAKTEDVQLAIQKVKELQEEKYGGAVFTTADKI; encoded by the coding sequence ATGTATCTCATATTTAGATGTAACTGTGGACGTGCAATGTACTCCAAAGAAGGAGTAATTCAAAAAAAATGCGTTTGCGGTAAAATATTTAAGGTTAAAAGTCGACGTATCCTTGCAAAAACTGAAGATGTGCAGTTAGCCATCCAGAAAGTTAAAGAATTACAGGAAGAGAAATACGGCGGCGCGGTTTTTACAACCGCCGATAAAATCTGA
- a CDS encoding metallophosphoesterase produces the protein MRRIIQLALFLSVFFLGFLAIDYYIFNRLGMLLGVSQTIITIMVIIFTAAYPVAAVLEGTLSNEFTRIVYTLSATWMGIALVLGYTLLVYEILNFVFNIPSFTAGIAVIIVASVISAYSIVNSLHLNIREIEIPILNLERELRIAQISDTHIGPIRNSGFMKEIVKKISLLNPDLVLITGDLVEGTVGLHPSMFDSINKLKSRIFFVTGNHDMYGGLKNVFEVLKTTNINILRNEVVEFEGLQIVGVGYSTQRNYLKTVLPGLNIDKSKPSLLMYHVPIEVEYASEAGIDLQLSGHTHKGQIFPLNFLGRLVFPYFQGLYNHNGTQVYVSPGTGTWGPPMRSGSKSEITLINLKKK, from the coding sequence ATGAGGAGAATTATTCAGCTTGCTCTATTCTTATCCGTATTTTTCTTAGGATTCTTAGCTATTGATTACTATATTTTTAATAGATTGGGCATGCTGTTAGGCGTATCTCAGACTATAATCACAATAATGGTAATTATATTTACCGCTGCTTATCCTGTTGCAGCGGTACTTGAAGGTACCTTATCCAATGAATTTACGCGTATAGTTTACACGTTATCTGCTACGTGGATGGGTATTGCACTTGTTTTAGGGTATACTCTTCTTGTTTATGAAATATTGAACTTTGTATTTAATATTCCGTCATTTACTGCAGGAATTGCAGTAATTATAGTCGCTTCCGTTATAAGCGCATATTCAATTGTTAACAGTTTGCATCTGAATATTAGGGAAATTGAGATACCAATACTAAATTTAGAGCGAGAATTGAGAATTGCTCAAATAAGTGATACTCATATTGGACCTATCAGAAATTCTGGATTTATGAAAGAAATAGTTAAAAAAATTAGCCTTTTAAATCCAGATCTTGTATTAATAACAGGAGACCTTGTTGAAGGAACTGTAGGTTTACACCCTTCTATGTTTGATTCAATTAATAAACTTAAATCCCGGATTTTTTTTGTAACAGGCAATCATGATATGTATGGAGGGCTGAAAAACGTTTTTGAGGTTCTTAAAACTACAAATATTAATATACTGCGAAATGAAGTGGTTGAATTTGAAGGTTTGCAGATAGTTGGGGTTGGGTATTCAACCCAGAGAAATTACCTTAAAACTGTACTTCCGGGGTTAAATATTGATAAATCAAAGCCTTCACTTCTCATGTATCACGTACCTATAGAAGTTGAATATGCGAGTGAAGCTGGCATTGACCTGCAGCTTTCAGGACACACTCATAAAGGGCAGATATTCCCATTGAATTTCCTTGGAAGACTTGTTTTTCCGTATTTCCAGGGATTATATAATCATAATGGAACACAGGTTTATGTATCTCCGGGAACTGGAACATGGGGCCCCCCAATGAGATCTGGTTCTAAAAGTGAAATAACCTTAATTAATCTCAAAAAGAAGTAA
- a CDS encoding methanogenesis marker 7 protein, with translation MYETLTYTGGVHKHEEITELIEDLGGFVLQENLSQMDLVITLAVPIEDVDKVQEKAKELLGTVKIAPMAGTEIAIVSPTLARQHLPHSACDISEYLRRYGAKDNMIGLSRGAGKGISRISQDEKKLIEEHDLAVFALGSFRECILDKTHLFEDLEIPVVVTGAPDIDVEDIPGASAYVGGLGRIPSRLKRGEHIRALRSLAETVEGILDDRRKEITEDPPIVPSILVKTEIENQIHAVKDVYSPAPVVSQLDGVRVKLNYDEYKDEIGKVKVDEYILEDVSEIRRSLMYDYILVKLLPESSIL, from the coding sequence ATGTATGAAACCTTAACTTACACTGGAGGAGTTCACAAGCATGAAGAGATTACAGAGCTTATAGAAGATCTGGGTGGATTTGTACTTCAGGAAAACCTGAGTCAAATGGATCTCGTTATAACACTTGCTGTTCCAATAGAAGACGTGGATAAAGTTCAGGAAAAGGCAAAAGAACTCCTTGGAACAGTAAAAATTGCCCCAATGGCAGGTACGGAGATTGCTATAGTTTCTCCAACTCTTGCAAGGCAGCACCTTCCCCATTCTGCGTGTGATATTTCAGAATATCTCAGGAGATATGGAGCAAAGGACAACATGATTGGGCTTTCCCGTGGAGCTGGAAAGGGCATATCCAGAATTTCACAGGATGAAAAAAAGCTAATCGAAGAACATGATCTGGCTGTTTTTGCACTTGGAAGCTTTAGGGAGTGTATATTGGACAAAACACATCTTTTTGAAGACCTTGAAATCCCTGTAGTCGTAACTGGAGCTCCAGATATAGATGTCGAGGATATTCCTGGAGCAAGTGCATATGTGGGGGGATTGGGTAGAATTCCCAGCAGGCTTAAACGTGGAGAACATATCAGGGCCCTCAGAAGTCTGGCTGAAACTGTTGAGGGAATTCTTGATGATAGAAGGAAAGAAATAACTGAAGATCCACCTATTGTGCCATCAATACTTGTAAAAACGGAGATTGAAAACCAGATACATGCAGTAAAAGATGTTTATTCACCAGCCCCAGTTGTAAGTCAGCTGGATGGGGTAAGGGTTAAATTGAATTATGATGAATATAAAGATGAAATTGGAAAAGTTAAGGTGGATGAGTACATTTTAGAAGATGTTTCCGAAATAAGGAGATCTTTAATGTACGATTATATTCTGGTTAAGCTGCTACCTGAATCTTCTATTCTTTAG
- a CDS encoding TraB/GumN family protein, with product MAPESLEIIGTAHVSEKSVEKVRNSILEKKPDVVAIELDINRYTNLLNEKEGVETPKEEFQIKKLIKGDNLTLFLVSGFLSYMQRRIGDDVGVKPGSEMMAAIEAANEIGAKIALIDRDISITLNRALNKMSIIEKMKFIYGLIASFFSKDEEIEDIESITEGDALEEVMGYFKEMSPKAYDVLVNERDQYMARMLTDIPDESVVAVVGAGHKEGITKYINNPDDIPPLYDLLGVKKSRFSFMQILLFLIPVVFIAVFAMAFFSGINIQTSILQYVLLTSGLSFAGCILSGSKIYSAVTAFVVAPLTVLHPLLAAGWFSGIVEAKGRKVGMDDLAGFKDCESLRDFWDNNLFRVLIVVVGTNIGASIGAFLTIPNVFYPLILKISAVINPIIITIFNTFNPILGKVFGWG from the coding sequence ATGGCACCAGAATCACTTGAAATAATCGGAACAGCGCATGTATCAGAAAAAAGTGTTGAAAAAGTTCGAAATAGCATTTTAGAGAAAAAACCAGACGTTGTCGCTATTGAACTGGACATTAATCGTTATACTAATCTATTAAATGAAAAAGAAGGGGTTGAAACTCCCAAAGAGGAATTTCAAATTAAAAAACTGATTAAAGGTGACAACCTGACCTTATTCTTAGTTAGCGGATTTTTATCATATATGCAGCGCAGAATAGGTGATGATGTAGGTGTTAAACCTGGATCAGAGATGATGGCTGCAATAGAAGCGGCAAACGAAATAGGTGCAAAAATTGCCTTAATAGACCGTGACATTTCAATAACCCTGAACCGTGCATTAAACAAAATGAGCATCATCGAAAAAATGAAGTTCATATACGGCTTAATAGCATCTTTCTTCAGCAAAGATGAAGAAATTGAAGATATTGAAAGTATAACCGAAGGAGATGCCCTCGAAGAGGTTATGGGCTATTTTAAGGAAATGTCACCCAAAGCATACGATGTTCTGGTAAATGAAAGGGACCAGTACATGGCAAGAATGCTTACAGATATTCCAGATGAAAGTGTAGTTGCAGTGGTAGGTGCGGGGCATAAAGAGGGAATTACAAAATATATCAATAATCCAGATGATATACCTCCACTTTACGACCTTTTAGGCGTTAAAAAATCCAGATTTTCATTTATGCAGATCCTGCTGTTTTTAATACCCGTTGTTTTCATCGCAGTGTTTGCAATGGCATTTTTTAGTGGAATTAATATACAGACCAGCATCCTCCAATACGTGCTGCTAACAAGCGGATTATCCTTTGCAGGTTGTATTCTATCAGGATCAAAGATTTATTCTGCAGTAACTGCATTTGTTGTGGCCCCATTAACAGTTCTACATCCTCTTCTTGCTGCAGGATGGTTTTCAGGAATTGTAGAAGCCAAAGGAAGAAAAGTAGGGATGGATGACCTGGCAGGTTTTAAAGACTGCGAAAGTTTAAGGGATTTCTGGGATAACAACCTTTTTAGAGTTTTAATAGTTGTAGTTGGGACCAATATTGGTGCATCCATAGGGGCATTCCTTACGATACCCAATGTATTTTATCCATTAATTCTCAAAATTTCTGCAGTCATTAATCCAATAATTATTACAATTTTTAACACATTCAACCCGATATTAGGCAAAGTTTTTGGATGGGGATGA